Within Anticarsia gemmatalis isolate Benzon Research Colony breed Stoneville strain chromosome 15, ilAntGemm2 primary, whole genome shotgun sequence, the genomic segment ACAAAATGTAGATTCCGTTAACCGTGATCAGTGATCAGTAGGCTTATTTAACGGTAGTGATAGTGAGGTATGAAAACACCGCATACAGAACTGTCGAGATATTTACTCTATTTTATGTTCTCCCGCGGGAACACGTTACGTATGTACAGTATTTACAATGTCAAAATATACAGAAGTTGCACGTGTCGTTCGTGCTTGGCCGTCACCGGCGGTCGCGGCGCGCCAGCAGCGCGGCcagcgccgccgccaccgccgccgacAGCCGCGCCGCCCCGCGCTCGGCGCCGCTCGCCGCGCCCTCGTCCCGCTGCATCGCCTCCGCACTCAACTCTGCACACAGTAAAATCGCCAGTCAGCCACAGTTACGGTAATCGTAACGACGAAAAGACGCCAGTCAGCGTGCTAGCTACCGAGGCGCGGCAACACCCGCAGCGTGAGGGCGGCGACGCGACCCGCAGCGGCGCACACGTAGTCGCCCGCGTCATCGCGCGTCAGCTCCGCCAGCGTCAGGCGCGACAGTGCGCGCGCCGCCCAGCGCTCCGTGTCCAGCGACACGCCGCCGCGGGAACTCTGCACCGGAATATGCGTTATTGACACACGACGATTATTGTGAATCGCACTACCAACTCTAGGAACGAGCGGCACCTGCAGGTTGATAGGCGCGTCGCGTCGAAGCCAGCGCACGTCGAGCGGCGGCAGCGGCAGGTCCCTCGGCGGCGGCTCGTAGCGCGCCTCGCACGCCAGCGTCGCCGCGCCGCCCTCCGCGCCGAACACCTCGCTGTCGTCCACCGCCCTCACCACCACCGCCGGAACCGGCTCGTCTGAAACGCGACAGAGATCGGTCAGCCGCGTACTCGACAAGGGAGTGACGGATGAGACGCGCGCCGCACACTCACCTACGACGGTGAGGTTGAAGAAGAGGCTCATCTTGGGCTCCGTGTTGACCTGGCACTCGTAGCGGCCCGCGTCGCTGGCGCGCAGGCGCTCGATGTGCAGCGAGTGGCGCGTgtcggcgccggcggcggccgagCGGGCCGCCACGCGCGCGTCCGCCGTGAACACCACGCCCGCGTGCGACAGGATCTGCAGGTCCCGCGACCGCACCCACGACACCTGCGACACCACGCGCTCACTGTACTCACACCGCTCTCTCTCGCTCTCTGCGCCGGGTGACCTGACGAGTCGGACGATTCGAGCTCGCCTACAACTGTTACGAtgagtaaatacaaaaatgcGATTACGGTGCGATGCGAACGTAGAGATAGTTTTGGCACGGGGCGCTTCCGGGAAGTTGATAGTGTGCGGGGGCGGCGGCGCGTGCCGCTCGATGTGGCGCTGGCCCAGGGGGGTGCGCGGAGAGTCGTTGACCGGCATTTTTCAAATCGCTCACGATCAGTGTCAGGTGGACGGTTATAGCCGCGCGGTGACGTCGCTCAAGGATACGCGTGCCGCCtccgcccgccgcccgcgcccgcgctcTCCGCATCGCTCGCGTGCCATCGGCCGCGCCACATGGCATCTCTTAAAACGTTTCACATTTCATACTGGTCGATTCATCTGTGCGATATTTCTGGCACACCGGTTGAATTGTTTACGAGATTCGTTTCTGGGTTTGGCTTTATTTCGATTTAGAACCGCGTGAGTAATCCGTCATTTCACATTATTGTAACGCACTTACGCCTCGAGGCGCGTGTCGTGAGTGACGCGCCACAAGAGCGCCGTACTGCGCGCCGGTGCTCCTAACTTCTAATGAATCCACTTCCGCGGCGAAGTACCAGCTCACTGATGTTCTTTcaacagtgttttttttttttaataatagagtGGATCCTTCGCCACCAGCACTTACaacatataagtatatatatgtatatatatattatatatattatactcaaatattataataacagttaGTAGCGGTTTAAATATCGTGCTAGAACTAGAGGCGAGCATCACGCACCGACTTGTCTCGTAGCCGGCGCACGGTGCAGTCGAGCGTGGCGTCGTGTCCGAGCGGCGCCACCACCGTGGTGGGCTGCTGCGCCGCGAACGCCgggcccgcgcccgccgcctcgCCCGCGCTCACCACCACCTCGCCTCTCGCCACTCCTGGAACATTACACACACCTTCCATGGTCACTGCCGTCACGACCAAACACCCTTCTATCGAACTGGATGACGGCCTGGTTCTGTGGGGCAAGTAAATTGTAATACCTAGTAGCTTTCTTTGCTAGAACTCGTTTGCTCgttgatagtaccgactgtagcaGACCGAGCTACTGGACGAAAGaaatatataggtaggtacatctcaatttataaacttaatttatactGCCTGCAAATAACTACctgtttaaaattttctatcCAGGCTATACAGAACGATGTTTGCCTCGCTATCTATATTCGGTAGGGAACTCTGGGCAGTTCAGTATTGAAGTGTATTGATCTCTCCATGCTTAGTTCCGCACAGCGCTTGGCTCTCGGCCCGACATGCACGCGTTGTATTGTGGGAACAGAGAATCAAGTGAGGACTATTACGCGaatgttattatattgtacGTGAGATTGTACATTATACAAGTGGAGCGACGTCGTAGTGCGCTTGTGAATGAATAGCGCTGACGTCACACGAGCGAGCCGCGCCGCTCCCGACCCGCTCCCGGCGCACTTCAGCGCACTCGAGCGCTGATGTGCTCATGTGCCACCGACAATGTAAACATTGCAATCTGTGTAATTATACGTAAACACACGCGCCCGCGCCGGACGCGATATCTCGCGGCCCGCTTccaatcattattatattacgtaccttttttttttttttttttgcgtcaggaaaatgcattactgcatgtcccgccccagggaggaaagcgggggtctgtcgggctctcccgccggcaaggcgttccggctaacatgggcataccgactaaaaacctgacggtgttccttcaacggtcaccacaaagtggccaggacgcggtacctccaatcggatactccgcgtcccagccggtgacggcccgctttggatgcgggccctacttcgagtgGGGGTGGGCATGATGGTTGCCCCCCCCtaactctccacttcacgggggtgcgccaggaacacacagcgcactccccacctctcggacctgttccctgtccaggcgacggagcgttccgcctccgccgcccacaggtccgcgtcacgggggccggagatcgtcccggcgcctacgacgcccagtgcgtcttgcgcgggaagggaggggagcgttgatttctcgctcccgttccgccgcctctttgagggaaatgacctcttcacagaatgaggcgacggccgaccacgctgcctcgctcccgaccatggacagaaccacagccgagagcgagaggtcgctcccgaccaccccggtcaattgacggcgctgcgacgaccacgcctggcagtgtgccagcgtatgcagcgccgtatcggggcagtcaccacaatgatggcacctgggcgtctgctcgcggcctatgcgacacaggtacttgccgaaacaaccatgtccggtcaagatATTATATTACGTACCTAGCCTAGCCGGATGCAACTTTGATTACAAAGAACACTGACGTTTTTGGAAAATGGATATGCCAATCTTACTTAAACATGATTAACAAAGCTATAGAATTCGGAATGAAAGattcagtaggtacctacctatcaaCGAAATACCATCGACAAACGTGCATTGTGTTAGTGAAAAAATAAGACAAAGCTGTAGCTAGTGGGATGAGTGTGTTGTgctggtttaaaaataatacctacattgCAGGTACAATATTCGCATATAAcatgacatatgtatgtataatgtggTGGATGAGATGCGACTTCCGTCGCGTCGCATGGGGGGGGGGGCGCTCGCTGCGTGCACAATACATGAATCAGGCGGATGCAGCGGCGCTTGCATGCGGGCGCCTCCGCCGCGCAACCCGcccagcgccgcgccgcgccgcacgTGTGCGCACCTGCACGCTCGCACGTGTACACACCTACATGTAAGTATATTGTGTATACTCGGCTGCTCTCTCATCCGATGGTACCACTTGCACTTGCTCAGCATCACAGCTGCTTGCACTTATATCGATGGCTCTTTGTTATTGCAAAACACGTAGTCCACGCGGAGTTTAGCTTtcccgttttcacaacattttttattgctgataTTTCATGTTAATTCCCCCCCTTTTTACCACATTCGGGAGGGGGAAGGCggccaaaaatcctctcttatgctcctctacacttcgtAAGGTTTCTTAAAACCAAATTTCAACTTCAATACGACGGGAACAGCATACTGAGCATACACCATTATTCTGTAGTGTTACCGTGTTACATGCTGTCAGTTTAGTTCGTaacattaggtacctacttctcAATAGGTTcggtatttacaaaataatcttaaaatagcGGGCAATTAACCACATTGTGACATTGCCGGGGTTCGGTTTCTAGAGCAAACTTCCCAAAATAACGGTCGCCGTCACATCGCTGCCGCTCCGCTTCACCTCGAGCACACTCCTAGTTAACCATGTTAAAAGTGTTAACACTATCAAATAGACACAATACGCAAGTGGGGAACCTTGAAAGTTTCGCACAAGGTTTAGTGTTAAGACAAAGCTCTATTCAATTAAACGAtgctatgaaaatattatgtgcTCGTCTATGGGTTTGTTGGCATTGCATTATAGGGACTGATGAGTATCAATACCTAATGAATTTTTTCATCAATAGCTTACTTGATTATAGTCCTCgaacaattaatatttcttgACTTTTACAGATCTCTACTGCTGGGTCTTCCGGCTCCAAAAAGCGGTCTACAAGTTTAGTAAAAGCAATAGGTAGTTTGCATGCACATTTAGACAATGGTTGAAGCTCGACCTACAAACAATGGGCGCACGCGGAGATGATTGTTGCTTCAGGCAACACGACGACGACACAGTTAACATGAAAGGGCCACTGGTTAAAATGTTTACATCGAGCgacgcccgccgccgccgcccgccgcccgccaCCGGCCAGCGCGCGAGCGGACTTGACCGGAGCGACGACAGCGCCGCCACATAGGCCTCAGCCAACAAACTCACCAATACTCACAATGCAAGTTGACATAACGCATACCAACATGATCATAAAATGTACCTATGCTACAACTTCACTCTAACGTTAAAGAAAGAGAAAGAGATTTCACTATACAATCGTCTCGACTCTAAAAGATATACTTAAATGAAAACGACGCTCAATTGCGAATTACTTGTCCATTGTATCGTTGATGTGTAACAAACAGTCCATCAATAGTAGCAATCTAATGATtcgctctataacttttttatttactaatactcTACTTACTACtctataatttgtaaatacttCTTTCAATCATTAAAAGCACTTTACTTTTCCGATGATCTCTTTCGCTATTCTGTCTCCGTATTGTGTATGTATCAGTTCGACGAATAGCGAGTGCTAAATGAGCTAGGACTGCGAGAAAACACTGAATAAATGTCAAGGCTTTTCTTTTGGCTCTAAAAGTTCAGGCTTACATGCTTATTTGAGGGTACACGCTTCTAATAATAACTGTCTCTAATTATTACATAACGTAAGGTAATGTAACTTTTTGTTAGTTGATAAAGTGGTCGCTAGGATTTATTGAGTTGTGGTGTGATTCAGTGGCGGTGGGAGTGCTGGGAGTAGCGGACATGGCGTCACCGCGGGGACCGTGAGCCACATGTGCGCGTGAGTCAGTCTCGCGCCCGCGCCTCCTCCACACTCCACATATGTCGCTGTTACCATCACATACCATCACCGCTCACCAATCCCACGAAACAATAACACATCCCTATATTACCTATATAAAAGGTGCGGGtatgttagaatatttgtaTATCCTGCAGAGAAATACCATTATCATTGATATCCTCTGCCGCGGAAAATTCATCAGTATCGCATATTGATTAAGTAGGGTATCTACATTCATGGGTCTAATAAAGATTGGAAGATGTCTAATCTtacataagtacttatgtattttactGAGGTGCTCGCGGGCAGCTGTCATCTACCTGCCACGGCGATGTTTTGTGGTTGAGCaacataaataagtacttatacttattacatattataaacaataaacatttatatattatgatggttgaataatacatataattgaGTGACGAGATCTATCTGTTCGCAGTGTAATAGATTGAGTGCGGAAATGATTTAAGTGTAAATATTTCAGCGCATGTTTACATGTTTGAAATCTGTTGATGTGCGTAGCGCCGAGCTCGCGCAGTAACACGTAACGTGTAACATCTCGCCGCTCGCGACTGCGCCTCTGTCATAATAACATCTCTCGTCAAGTGCACACCACTCGCACCACTCACACCACTCACACCATTGTTATCATTAGTTGTGATTAGCTTGGAACATCAACATCGAATTCTTCTTAAGCAAGGCCTCTAACGCACGGGCATTATAAGAACACTGCGTTCAGTACAGTCAGTGTCAGAAATAGCTATGTATACATTGTCTCattagcaataattaaatagagatttttaaacaaaaaagtaagatttaaaattaaacactgTACATAAATACCTCTATATGCTGATGCTGAGTGTACTAAACATAGCGCTCGTGCCTAACAATTCCATCTTTATCTCTCCTTTCTCGTTTTTGAGTGGCCTCGATACGCTATTCATTTTTTACAATGATTTCCTCTGGTTTCGTTGAACACGATTGCAATAGATTAGTGTATACTGGCAAATGCGATGTACACTCGAGTGCGAACTGTGACAACACGGAGAGTTTGGGAATCGATCATGAGAATGAGCAATCCATTAGATACTTGTGTTATGTGTTTCCTAGTGAAGCGTTTATATCGTATCTGTGGATGTTTGCCAATTCCTAGTGTAGTTAAGGTGTTATTTTAGTATCGGGATCATCGGACGGTGCGTGTGTGCGACAATGTGTGTGCGCACCTAAATGTGCGTAAATGGTGCGTGCGTGACCACTTGATCTGCGCTAGTCGTACTGCGGCAATACGTGTAACGATCGATTCAATTcacaaattgtattatatttggCTATCTTAATTAGTTAAGACTCCGTATAAATCCAGCTTAAcgtcaaaatataaaagtgagtGACTGACCTGCGAGCGCGGGCAGCGCCGCTAGGAGAAGCAGCGTCACGTGTGAAAACATGTCGTCCCTCCTCTCGCAGGCTCACCTAGGTCTGTCGTCGAGAGTCAGCGCGCAGGCTGAGTGAGCGGCACGCAGCGACGCTCGGGGCGCCAGGCGCAGCGCGCGCGCTCATGGGCGCGGCACCTGCAACACCACGCGCCACTGCTTCATACTTCATACACCGAGCAAAAACCACAGCGATACATAACATACTATTACCTTCACGATGCCACGTATATGcgacattttatatttcaagaaAATGTTCTTATACTAATTAGTGTTGTTGTCTACAATTCTTGTATAAAGGCAAATAAATACCCATGACTTTCGATCAACTTAAGTGAAGCTAACGTAAAAATTGAATATCGTATGTCAATGTCATCAAATCACCACGCCGTCAGGTCCGTAAGCCTAATGACCTAAATTGTGAAAGTCGTAGGCTTCCATCAGCCGCGAGATTAATTGCAAGATCATGAGTGGTGTaagattatataataataacgttGACAACACGTATATAACAGTGAGCGATGTGGCGACACAGTCACTGTGAGAGCTAGCGCTGGTAGAGGCGCGGTGAgtcgttgatgtcttttgtatgaGTTTCCTTTGGCGCTCCTAGGTGTAGTAGGTTCACGCTGTATGTACAATATTGCACATACAACCAGGCTTTTGGCAGATAACAAGATTTAGTGTGAGTGCTTGGTCTAAAATTGTGCGGTGCAGTGCTAGTTGGCAGCGGCGTGGCACTCGGTGGCACCCTGCCGCGAGCCAACTCGCTGCGAGCCTCGCCCACTACTGAAACTGCCGCTTGACGACTTTCTGCTAAAACACTTGGTACAggcttaataataatagtacctTGTACCGTCATATTACTTGCTTTAATAGAGAACTTTACATTTATCATTGATGCACATAGCAGGTACGTAGTTATAGGACTGTTCAGTTTACTGTGTGCATAGCTGCATGTAGGTAGTTAaccatttacatatttaaatgttcAACGTACAGATCTCGTTGTAAGTGCGATACGGTGGGAACGCGAGCGGCTCTCTTCACTCAATCTCATTAACTTAATCTATCGTACAGTCGTAACTCTCCATGCGCTCCATGTGTTTGCTATTAGTTGCGCTTTACGACGCGGTGACTCTCTCCACTACGATAGTCGCCCACCCTGTGGCCGTACTCGTCGCAGGAACAGGACACATTGCCACCAGTATCGATTGCATCGAACTACAACATGTCGGTCTTATCGCATTTCATTTTGTACTAGGGTTTAGTGTAGTGTCGTGTAGTGGCGGTAGTCGAGTTCATTGTTCCTGGCCACAGTGCCCTGGTGGTTGCTCAGTTTTCATGTTTAGGGTAAGAGAGCACACACAGGCAAC encodes:
- the LOC142978808 gene encoding opioid-binding protein/cell adhesion molecule-like isoform X2 yields the protein MFSHVTLLLLAALPALAGVARGEVVVSAGEAAGAGPAFAAQQPTTVVAPLGHDATLDCTVRRLRDKSVSWVRSRDLQILSHAGVVFTADARVAARSAAAGADTRHSLHIERLRASDAGRYECQVNTEPKMSLFFNLTVVDEPVPAVVVRAVDDSEVFGAEGGAATLACEARYEPPPRDLPLPPLDVRWLRRDAPINLQSSRGGVSLDTERWAARALSRLTLAELTRDDAGDYVCAAAGRVAALTLRVLPRLELSAEAMQRDEGAASGAERGAARLSAAVAAALAALLARRDRR
- the LOC142978809 gene encoding uncharacterized protein LOC142978809, giving the protein MRRRPTTLPRSRPWTEPQPRARGRSRPPRSIDGAATTTPGSVPAYAAPYRGSHHNDGTWASARGLCDTGTIFAYNMTYVCIMWWMRCDFRRVAWGGGRSLRAQYMNQADAAALACGRLRRATRPAPRRAARVRTCTLARVHTYISLLLGLPAPKSGLQV
- the LOC142978808 gene encoding uncharacterized protein LOC142978808 isoform X1: MPVNDSPRTPLGQRHIERHAPPPPHTINFPEAPRAKTISTFASHRNRIFVFTHRNSCRRARIVRLVRSPGAESERERCEYSERVVSQVSWVRSRDLQILSHAGVVFTADARVAARSAAAGADTRHSLHIERLRASDAGRYECQVNTEPKMSLFFNLTVVDEPVPAVVVRAVDDSEVFGAEGGAATLACEARYEPPPRDLPLPPLDVRWLRRDAPINLQSSRGGVSLDTERWAARALSRLTLAELTRDDAGDYVCAAAGRVAALTLRVLPRLELSAEAMQRDEGAASGAERGAARLSAAVAAALAALLARRDRR